A genomic window from Desulfonatronovibrio magnus includes:
- the metG gene encoding methionine--tRNA ligase: MNPFFISTPIYYVNARPHLGHAYTTIVADSIYRMKKLGNDPAFFVTGTDEHGDKIVEAAQAHQQTPEEYVEKISKLFKDAWPWLEVAPDRFIRTTESQHKKCVQEILQRVYDNGDIYFGEYGGHYCFGCERFYTEKELVDGLCPDHQKKPDFIQEKNYFFRMTRYLEPLKKHILDNPDFIKPERYRNEVLGMLGDELNDLCISRPKTRLTWGIELPFDDQYVTYVWFDALINYITALQWPDGEGFKKYWPGAHHIVAKDILKPHAVFWPTMLMSAGIPLYQGLRVHGYWTVKETKMSKSLGNVIEPMSMVDKYGLAPFRYFLLREMQFGLDASFSEEALVGRLNADLANDLGNLTNRVLAMTHKYFKGVVPQISATQQEDEHTMELGYSCFKDYVELFEKFDFAKALARLWVFVSHLNKYVDQSAPWMLYKEGKNDRLQTVMYILLEGIRKIALHMWPVMPGTAEQMLEQVGSGFDLQEVDLHAEWSKWNGLVPGGLVAKKSNLFPRVDVTTDQEKKQATQSKPASTADDNKISTISFDDFKRMHIVTGKVLSAEKVKGADKLFQLEVEIGENQPRQIVAGLADFFAVSDLEGREVVVLANLEPKKIRGVQSQGMVLAVRHGKKMSLLKAEPGTKPGLKIS; this comes from the coding sequence TTGAACCCTTTCTTTATATCCACACCCATATATTATGTTAATGCCAGACCTCACTTAGGCCATGCCTATACTACAATAGTGGCCGACAGTATCTATAGAATGAAAAAGCTCGGCAATGACCCTGCTTTTTTTGTTACCGGCACTGATGAACATGGTGATAAAATCGTTGAAGCTGCCCAGGCCCATCAGCAAACTCCTGAAGAATATGTAGAGAAGATCAGCAAACTTTTCAAGGACGCCTGGCCCTGGCTGGAAGTTGCTCCAGATAGATTTATCCGCACAACTGAAAGTCAGCATAAAAAATGCGTCCAGGAGATTTTGCAAAGGGTTTATGACAACGGGGATATATACTTTGGAGAATACGGTGGCCACTACTGTTTTGGTTGCGAGCGTTTTTACACAGAAAAAGAGCTTGTTGACGGGTTGTGTCCCGACCATCAGAAAAAGCCGGACTTTATTCAGGAAAAAAATTATTTTTTCCGTATGACCAGATACTTAGAGCCTCTTAAAAAGCATATTTTGGACAACCCAGATTTTATTAAACCTGAACGGTACCGCAATGAAGTGCTGGGCATGCTGGGAGACGAACTGAACGACCTTTGCATTTCAAGGCCGAAAACCAGGCTTACCTGGGGTATAGAACTGCCATTTGATGATCAGTATGTGACCTATGTATGGTTTGATGCTTTGATAAATTATATTACAGCTCTTCAATGGCCTGATGGAGAAGGGTTCAAAAAGTACTGGCCCGGGGCTCATCATATTGTTGCCAAGGACATACTGAAGCCTCATGCTGTATTCTGGCCTACCATGCTCATGTCAGCCGGTATTCCTTTGTACCAAGGACTCCGGGTTCATGGCTACTGGACTGTAAAAGAAACCAAGATGTCCAAGAGTCTGGGTAATGTAATAGAACCCATGTCCATGGTGGACAAGTATGGACTCGCTCCTTTCAGATATTTTCTTCTTCGGGAAATGCAGTTCGGTCTTGATGCTTCTTTTTCTGAGGAGGCCTTAGTTGGCAGGCTCAACGCGGATCTGGCCAATGATCTCGGAAATCTGACCAATCGTGTGCTGGCCATGACCCATAAATATTTCAAAGGAGTAGTTCCTCAAATTTCAGCTACTCAGCAAGAAGATGAGCATACCATGGAGCTTGGGTACAGCTGTTTCAAGGATTATGTGGAGCTTTTTGAAAAATTTGATTTTGCCAAAGCCCTGGCCAGGCTCTGGGTTTTTGTCAGTCATCTTAACAAGTATGTTGATCAGTCCGCTCCATGGATGCTTTACAAGGAAGGAAAAAATGATCGCCTGCAGACTGTAATGTATATCCTTCTGGAGGGCATTCGCAAGATAGCTTTGCACATGTGGCCGGTTATGCCTGGTACAGCAGAACAAATGCTTGAACAGGTTGGTTCAGGCTTTGATTTGCAAGAGGTTGATCTGCATGCGGAATGGAGTAAGTGGAACGGTCTTGTGCCGGGAGGACTGGTAGCAAAAAAATCCAATCTTTTTCCAAGGGTGGATGTGACCACTGATCAGGAGAAGAAACAGGCCACTCAAAGTAAACCTGCATCGACTGCAGATGACAATAAAATTTCCACCATCAGTTTTGATGATTTTAAGCGCATGCATATTGTTACCGGAAAAGTGCTTAGCGCTGAAAAAGTTAAGGGTGCTGATAAGCTTTTTCAATTGGAAGTTGAAATCGGTGAGAATCAGCCAAGGCAGATTGTTGCTGGTCTTGCCGACTTTTTCGCTGTCAGTGACCTTGAAGGAAGAGAGGTTGTTGTGCTGGCCAACTTGGAACCGAAAAAAATTCGCGGAGTCCAGTCCCAGGGCATGGTGCTTGCGGTTCGCCATGGCAAAAAAATGTCACTGCTTAAGGCGGAACCGGGAACAAAACCTGGTTTGAAGATAAGTTGA
- a CDS encoding 16S rRNA (uracil(1498)-N(3))-methyltransferase: MYKKIHNFYLAPDQWHEPYLLKDQEARHLSKVLRIKEGVQVRLINGEGRTGLFIVQSISKNQVLLKPVEFFKFDPPVDRTVLALAWNKSFRRSWMMEKAVELGVWKILLWQARHSQGSIKDARSENWQGKIIAAGKQCENPWLPQLSFLPDGALEVIDTARAIQSKILLWEEETENSLVQCYQDLKPMEKIVVVGPEGGLDPSEVEAFIDAGFQAVSLGPRVLRWETAALAPLYLEMLFNSSNTWKA, encoded by the coding sequence ATGTATAAAAAGATCCACAACTTTTATCTTGCGCCAGATCAGTGGCATGAGCCCTATCTGCTCAAGGACCAGGAAGCCAGGCATCTGTCAAAGGTGCTGCGCATAAAAGAAGGTGTGCAGGTCAGACTCATAAATGGCGAGGGACGCACCGGGCTGTTTATTGTACAAAGTATTTCCAAAAATCAGGTGCTTCTGAAACCTGTAGAATTTTTTAAATTCGATCCCCCAGTAGACAGAACAGTCCTTGCCCTGGCCTGGAATAAAAGCTTCAGACGCTCATGGATGATGGAAAAGGCAGTTGAACTGGGGGTTTGGAAAATTCTTTTATGGCAGGCAAGACACAGCCAGGGAAGTATAAAAGATGCAAGATCTGAAAACTGGCAGGGCAAAATCATAGCTGCCGGCAAGCAATGTGAAAACCCCTGGCTGCCCCAACTGAGCTTTCTTCCCGATGGTGCTTTGGAAGTCATTGATACTGCAAGGGCAATCCAGAGCAAAATACTGCTCTGGGAAGAAGAAACAGAAAACAGCCTTGTTCAGTGTTACCAGGATTTGAAACCAATGGAAAAAATCGTGGTGGTAGGTCCTGAGGGCGGGCTTGACCCTTCAGAGGTTGAAGCTTTTATTGATGCTGGTTTTCAGGCCGTATCACTTGGACCAAGAGTGCTCAGGTGGGAAACTGCTGCTCTGGCTCCACTATATCTGGAAATGCTTTTTAACTCCAGCAATACTTGGAAAGCTTAG